CGTGGCAAGGATTTTCAGAAAAATCCTTGCAGAGCATTTAACTCATTTCATTCGTAAACTGCTCTAGGCCTGGTGGCCCCAGACTGCGGTGATAAGCTCATGCAGCTTGACGGAAAGGGCCTTGAGATCCGGCTTGGTGTACTGGGCGTCCGCCCCCACCAGGGCGCACTTTCTGGCGAGGCTCTCGTTGATCATTGAGGAAAAGATGGCCACGGGCAGCTTTTTGAGCACAGGGTCATCCTTGATGCGCTTGCACAGGGCAAGGCCGTCCATGGCGGGCATTTCGATGTCCGTGATGATTCCCTGCAAAAAATCCGATACGGGGCGGTTCTCCGCCTCGCAACGATTGCGCACGGTCTGCAGGTAGTCCCAGGCTTCCTGCCCGTTGACGCGCTGCTCCACCTTGAAGCGTCCTTCCTTGTTGAGCAGATCCAGCAGCAGGCTGCGGATGCTGCTGGAATCGTCCACATGCAGGATGGTGTACGTCTTGCCGTCCGAAGCGGCCATGTCCGCCGCGTCAAAGCGCAGGGCCATGGCCGGGTGCAGTTCGGCCACAATGGCTTCAAGATCCAGCAGAAATATGACGCGCTCTTCAAGCCGCACCACGCCGGTGACGGAACTGCGGCTCATGTTCTGCAAAAACTGGCCGGGGGCTTCAACGTCCGTCCAGCTCAACCTGTAGATGCGGTTGACGCCAGACACGAGAAAGCCCGTACAGACTCCGTTGAACTCCGTCACAATGACCTTGGCGTCTTCATTGGTTATGGGTGCGCTGCCAAGAAAACGCGCCATGTCGATAAGCGGCACAATGCGCCCGTTGCGGTGCAAAAACGCGCCCAGCAGGGCTTTATGGCGCATTTCCGGCATGGCCGTCACAGGTTGGCGACGGCCTATTTCAACCACTTTGGCCACATTGAGG
This DNA window, taken from Desulfovibrio sp. 86, encodes the following:
- a CDS encoding chemotaxis protein, whose amino-acid sequence is MAQTNILLETGTNELEIVEFYVNQDGYEAHYGLNVAKVVEIGRRQPVTAMPEMRHKALLGAFLHRNGRIVPLIDMARFLGSAPITNEDAKVIVTEFNGVCTGFLVSGVNRIYRLSWTDVEAPGQFLQNMSRSSVTGVVRLEERVIFLLDLEAIVAELHPAMALRFDAADMAASDGKTYTILHVDDSSSIRSLLLDLLNKEGRFKVEQRVNGQEAWDYLQTVRNRCEAENRPVSDFLQGIITDIEMPAMDGLALCKRIKDDPVLKKLPVAIFSSMINESLARKCALVGADAQYTKPDLKALSVKLHELITAVWGHQA